AATCGTGACACGACTGTCGGGTGAGGCCTCGCCTTTTCCTTTTCCAGCAACCACCCTGTCTGAAAACACACGAGACAGCAAGGAGGCCATCGTGTTGGCTGAAGCGTATTTCAAGGGATGCAACTTGACCTGAACATCTCCGCGAGACACATCCAGTTTATCAATCAGATTGTCAATTTCCTTGGTAGTCAGAGGATCCGCGATAATGATCAGCGCGTTCAGATTATCAAACGGGATCACCTTGGTGGGAATGGCAATCGGTGGGTTGCCCGCATTGGCATCACCAGCCGGTACAGGTTTGGCCAGTTGAGACTGATTGCTATAAATCTGGGTCACGATGGATCCAACCTGGCTGGCAGAAGCAAATTTGAGTTCCTTGACGGTCAGGGTCGCGCCAATTCCCTGCGCTCTGACATCCACTTCCTCAATAAACTGGATGATCTCCTCAGTCACATTTTTGTTGGCCAGAATGATGATGGCGTTGAGTTGTTCTTCCATCATGAGTTTGATCTTTTCACGTCTTCCATTGTTGACCATATTGGAAAACAGACTGGAAACCGTGTTGAACACATCTTTGACCTGCCGGTTCTTCATGTTGTAAATTGTGACAAGTTGTTTGCTCACTTCCGGTTCACGAACATCCAGATATTTGATGATGTCCGTAACACGTTCCACATTGATCTGGGTGTCAATGATCAACAGCATGTCCAGGGGTTCATAGGTGATGATGATTCCGGATTTCGAAAAAATCGGCGCAAGTGCCGCTTTCAATTGCTGAAGATCCGCAAACTGAATCTGTACCAGCCGCATCATAAAGGTATTCTGTGGATCATCAATGCGGACATTGCCCGTGATGAGCGGTAGTTTGGAATATTTGGCATTTTTTTCTTCCAGAATTTCAACTACATTGCTGTTTTCGCGACGCACCATGGTCAATCCCTGGGCAGCAAGGAGTTGTTCAAAAATAAAAAAAGCGTCCGCAGCGGTCACTTTGATATTCGGTGGCGATGTGATGGACATTTTGCCCTTCAAATCATTCTGCTTGTAAACAAAAACTGTTTCTGTCTCGGTGGCGATTATTTTTATAAACTGTTCCAGATCGACTGTCGGTGGCAGGTTGATCAGAACCTTTTCCTTGTCTTTTGTTTTTGGAGGGGCTGTTTTTTTGGGGGGAGGAGGAACCGGCTTGGGTGCTTCTGCTACAGGTGTTGCTGCCGGTGTTTCCTGAGCTTGAACCATAGAAATACCGCCAAGGACAATGCTCACGAGCAGTAATAAAAAACTGTGTTTCAGGAATGATTTCATAAAATAATTTTCCATCGAGTGTTAATCAAAACCTTGCGTCATTCTTAGTGGATCCAGCCAACCAGGTTGCCCACTTCCAGTCAAGGGGCGTTGTGATTTTAATATTTGTTTCTTCTCCGGGAATCATGGCAACTTCATGCCCCAGATGTTCCACAAGAGAAGCATCATCCGTGACTTTCCGGCCATCTTTTCTGGCCTGGTCATTGGCTTGCAACAATAGTTCCGTTCTGAATCCCTGAGGCGTCTGAGTTGCGAAAAGGATGGAGCGATCCACTATTTCAGATTTATTTTCTATTCGCCGCCGGATTGTATCCTTGAGCGATATCACAGGCACTGCCGCCGCACTGGTTTCGCAGGCCTCAAGAATCCGGTCAATGAGTTCATGGCTAAACAGGGGACGGGCACCATCATGCACCAGAATCCATGCTGGCAGAGATTCTTTACGGATCATTTGCAGGGCATTCCAGACAGAATCCTGACGTTCCTCACCACCATAAACCATCCGAATCTGATCCCCCATTGGCTGAGTCATTGTCCGAATTTCAGCTTCATCTTCTTTGGCAATCGCTAAATAAATCGACTTGATTCGAGGATGAATTAAAAATTTTCTGAGCGTGCATTCCAGTATGGTTTCATTGCCTAGAGACAGAAACAGTTTGTTTTTTCCGGCACCCATACGTTTTCCCTGTCCAGCCGCAGGAATAATGACGATCGTATCCGGGGTTTTCATAATTTTAATTACCAATATGGGTTCTGTTTTTCAAAAACAAATGCAAAACGCAAGAATCCGTTGCGAGGGATTTTCAAGGGTATTTATGAGCTTTAATATATTCATTCCCTTGTTTCAAGAGAAAGTTTGCAAGGTTTCAGACAGGATTTGGTGTTTATGCGAGATTGAGGAGGATCTGTCACGAATAAATTACAGCGACATTTATTTTATTTGAGGGCTTTGATAGGAGGCTGTCTTGAACTATTTAGGGCTAAAAAAACATTTTTCGAGGGTGCCCTGTAATTTCAGAGAAAATTTCTTGAAAATATATTGACGGAGACCTGAAAATTCCTATCCCCGCCGCAAGCGGACGGGGTATTACGGAATTTTTTCCCTTCATTCTGAAGCTATAGCTCAGGAAATTTTCTGGGGTGCTGGAATTTGTCCAAATCGTTTCATTAATCCGCCAATGATTAATAGGGTGAGAACATACACAATCAACTGGATTCCTGAGGGTCGATCATCATAGCCAATCAAGGTATGAAACAATTCGCCAATCATGGAATTTTCTGACAAAAGAGACGAGGTATCCCACACCACAGGTGCGATGGGGGAGATCATTCCGGCCTGAACCAGATAGACGGTGGCTTGAGATGCCATGCCCGCCGCCAGTAACAGAAGCAACCAACCCGTCACGGTAAAGAAGTGACGTGAAGGAACCTTGAGCAGTCCAAAATACAGCAAGACACCAATGACCACACCACCGGCCAGGCCAATACCGCCACCGGCCATCATCAGGGAAACATCACTACCGCCAGCGGCAATTCCATACAGAAACATGACCACTTCAGCGCCTTCTCGTAAAACAGCAATTGCGACTACGGCCTGCAACATAAGCAAGGACTTTGTGCCTTCCGCAACTTCTCGACCAACCGTGCTCATTTGTTGCGCCATTTCACGCCCATGCCGACTCATCCAGATGTTATGCCATCCTAGCATTACGACGGCAATACCAAGCACACAGGCGTTAAACAACTCTTGTCCCACACCTTCAAGGGACATTGCGATCGATTGGGCAAAATACGCCACTATACATGCTCCCGCGAGGCCTGAGGCAACTCCACCCATAATCCATAAACCCCTCTGTTTGACTTCTTTGGTGGCGGCCATGACAATACCAATGATCAACGCCGCCTCAAATACTTCCCGAAATACAATGACCGCTGAACTTAACATGATTCCTCATTTTTTTGGAAGTTGTTGAACTCAAAATTCTCTGTGAATTTATTAAATATAGTTGTGGTTTGGGGCAGTGTACGAGTCATTTGGCGATAATATTACCTTTTGCGGATTCCTCATGAAACTCACCCACAAAAGGATAGGTTCCCTTCTCCAGAGGACCAAGGAATAATATGATTTTTCCTTTCGCTGGAATAATTTTTTCTCTGTTCAGCGAATGGCTTTCGAATTCTTCAGGAGTCACGTCCTGATTTTCCACGATCAATTTGATTTTTTCTCCAGCGGGAATTTCCAGTTGAGTTGGTTCAAAGAGGTGATCCTTGATGATCAGGCGAAACTCCGGTACCTCCGCAAAGCCAGTGTTAACACTCAGAAAAATTGTTGAAATGGTTAATCCTGCCATTGCGCATAATCGCCATATGATTTTTTTCATAATTCTCCTTCTGATTCAGTTGTTGCCTGTTGCGTACATGACACATTCATGTTCACCTATTAAAATAATAAGTATAGGCGAAATGTTTATTTACACTCCGGGTCTAAGTCAAGTCCTGATCGGCAAACCAAATTATTTCTATCGTTTTTTATGGGCTAATCTTGTTGTATTGAGGAGAGTATTGATTGGCAACACAGGAGATAAATAGTTGCTGTAGCGAAACTGTATTTTTGTGTCATAGTGAACGCAAGTGAGTGACCTTAAACTTGTTATATTACTGATTTCACAATATTTAAGATCTCTCACGTTGTTCAGGATGACACGACTTCAAAATTATGCGACAGCCGCTAAATATTGAGTTTTGAAGAACAGGCGAGTTGGGAGTTGAGTACTTGTAACTACTGAGGTAATCTGGTGTGACTGAAAAAATGATAGGGTTCCATAACTCCCGGGATATTTGGAATTGATCTTGCTTGGCTGTTTCCTTAATAATATTCGTAGTATGTTTGAGACAAATACTACCCTATCCAGATATCAAGGACCTTGTATAATCTTAGATTGAGACGGAATTTCCTATGGCGGAACAAGCCAACCCCTTAAAAGACATAAGTTTCCAGTTCCAGAATTTCTTTGGTTCGCTCACGCTGGCAAAAAGAATCACCATTCTTGTCTCGTTGGGCATCATTCTGGCGGGAATGGTCACCATCGTCATTGTCTCGAATCGAGACACATGGGCACCACTCTATTCCAACATGGATCCGGGAGATGCCGCAAAAATTGTGGAAAAACTTCAAGAAAATCAAATTCCTTTCATGCTCGCGCCCGGTGGGCGAACCGTCATGGTTCCGCCGCACATGGTTGATCAGGCACGATTGACAATGGCCAGTGAAAAAGTTCTGCCCGGAAGCGGAGTAGGATTCATGGATATGTTTGGAACCCCCAGTCTCGGCGAAACAGAATTTCAACAGCAGGTAAAATACCGAATCGCTCAGGAAGGTGAACTGGCAAGATTGATCGGCAGGATCACCAATATCAAATCGGCCAAAGTCTCTCTGGCACTGCCACAGAAAACGCTGTTCAGTGATTCGCAGGAACAACCTACAGCCGCTGTTTCACTGGATGTCGCTGGAAGCTTGTCTCGTCAGCAGGTTGAAACGGTTTCTCATCTGGTCGCCGCCTCTGTGGAAGGAATGGAACCCAAATTTGTCAGAATCACAGATCAATCAGGAAACCTGCTGAGCCGTGGACTGGAAGATGAATCGCTGGGAGGAAAACTCAGTGAACACTACACCTATAAACGTCGGCTTGAAGCAAATCTGGAAAAGGAAATTCTCGATCAACTGGAACCCATTGTGGGGGTTGACCGGGTCAAGGTCAAGGTTGCGGCAAAACTCAAATTTGACAGGGAAACCGTCAAAGAACAACGCATTGATCCTGAACAAACCGCAATCATCAGTGAGCAGGTCTCCAATGAAAACTCAACAGGTTCGCGATCCATTCCTGTTGGACCCGCCGGAGTGAGTACCAATCTTCCAGAAGCAACAGGTCGTGAAGCCGCGACTGTCACCGATTTTGGCAAACAGAATTCCACCAGAAATTTTGATATCAGCCGCCAGGAAGTTTTCAGGGAATCCGCAACAGGAAAAATCATGGGCTTGAGCATTGCGGTTCTGCTGGATCATAAACATCCTGCGGTGATGGATGGAGATGGCAAGATTGTAGGCCGTGAAAACATTCCCTGGACAGTGGCGGAAAAAGAGGAAATCAGCAATCTGGTCAAAGCGGCCATCGGCTTCACCAGCAATGACGAACGCAAAGACAATGTGTTTGTGGCCAACATGTCGTTTGGAAAACCTGTGGAAGAAGATCAGCAGGCACAAGTGGAAGAAACCAGAAGACAACGAATTTTCATTCTGGATATTGTCCGCTATTCGGCTTTGGGCGTTGCGATTCTCGCACTGATCATGCTTGTGATCCGCCCGATGGTTCAACGTCTGAGCGCCAAACCCGCGGATCTCGATCTGTTGATGGGACTTCCTGCAACCATTGGCGAACTCGAGGGCGAAGAACTGGAGATTCCAACAGAACGCGAAGCGGGTATTCCACCAAGAGACAAAATCATCGACATCGCTCGTCAGGATCCGCTCAAAACAGCATCACTTATCCGTTCCTGGCTGCGGGATAAAAAATAATTCCCGACCAGCCTCTTCCCACATCACATTCCCGTTCCTGTTTCCGGTAAATCATCCCGGAAACTGCGGGGTTCATTCAATGTTGAAATATGTTCAAATTTGATTCTTCACAGGTACAGAAATTTGAATTTCCCGAATTCAGGATTGTAGAGGAACCCTCGGAAGAAGAGGGTGCGCCACCCGTCAAAAAAGTGGAACACATCCGCTCCGCGGACGCGGAAGAAATGAGAGTTGCTGATTTTCAGCCACTTGAATTTACCAATTTAAGCCCCACACATGAATCCCCGGTACTCAATTCTGCTACCGATGATGAAAAAATTATTTTGGCGGAAAATTTCAGGGTTGGAGAGTTTATCCCTGAAGCCAGCTTGCTCAGTAACGCTGAACAATATGCCAAATCCATCAGGGAAGGCGCTGAAATTTATGCGGAACGGATGAAAATTGCCGCTGAGGAAAAATACGCTCAGGCAGAACAAGTCAAACTCGATGCTGATGCCATCAAGCGCGCGGCCGATCATGATCGAACCCGACTTCTCAAAGAAACTGAAATGGAGGTGGAAAAGATCCGCAAAAAAGCCTATGAAGATGGTTTCAGGCAAGGGCAGATCGAAGGTCTCAATCAACGTTATGTGGAGGCGGAACCACAGATTCAACAACTTGAAGCTTTGTTTGACCAGCTCAAAAACCTGAGACAGGTGATCCGGTTCCAAAGTGAACAGGAGTTGGTACAGCTTGCTGTTCTTACCGCGAAAAATGTGGTCATGGAAGAACTGACGGTGAATCCTGATGTGCTTTATAATATTTTAAGAGCCGCCTTGAAGGAAATTGAGGCCCTGGG
This sequence is a window from SAR324 cluster bacterium. Protein-coding genes within it:
- the ispD gene encoding 2-C-methyl-D-erythritol 4-phosphate cytidylyltransferase, whose protein sequence is MKTPDTIVIIPAAGQGKRMGAGKNKLFLSLGNETILECTLRKFLIHPRIKSIYLAIAKEDEAEIRTMTQPMGDQIRMVYGGEERQDSVWNALQMIRKESLPAWILVHDGARPLFSHELIDRILEACETSAAAVPVISLKDTIRRRIENKSEIVDRSILFATQTPQGFRTELLLQANDQARKDGRKVTDDASLVEHLGHEVAMIPGEETNIKITTPLDWKWATWLAGSTKNDARF
- a CDS encoding FTR1 family protein — protein: MLSSAVIVFREVFEAALIIGIVMAATKEVKQRGLWIMGGVASGLAGACIVAYFAQSIAMSLEGVGQELFNACVLGIAVVMLGWHNIWMSRHGREMAQQMSTVGREVAEGTKSLLMLQAVVAIAVLREGAEVVMFLYGIAAGGSDVSLMMAGGGIGLAGGVVIGVLLYFGLLKVPSRHFFTVTGWLLLLLAAGMASQATVYLVQAGMISPIAPVVWDTSSLLSENSMIGELFHTLIGYDDRPSGIQLIVYVLTLLIIGGLMKRFGQIPAPQKIS
- a CDS encoding cupredoxin domain-containing protein; the encoded protein is MAGLTISTIFLSVNTGFAEVPEFRLIIKDHLFEPTQLEIPAGEKIKLIVENQDVTPEEFESHSLNREKIIPAKGKIILFLGPLEKGTYPFVGEFHEESAKGNIIAK
- the fliF gene encoding flagellar M-ring protein FliF — its product is MAEQANPLKDISFQFQNFFGSLTLAKRITILVSLGIILAGMVTIVIVSNRDTWAPLYSNMDPGDAAKIVEKLQENQIPFMLAPGGRTVMVPPHMVDQARLTMASEKVLPGSGVGFMDMFGTPSLGETEFQQQVKYRIAQEGELARLIGRITNIKSAKVSLALPQKTLFSDSQEQPTAAVSLDVAGSLSRQQVETVSHLVAASVEGMEPKFVRITDQSGNLLSRGLEDESLGGKLSEHYTYKRRLEANLEKEILDQLEPIVGVDRVKVKVAAKLKFDRETVKEQRIDPEQTAIISEQVSNENSTGSRSIPVGPAGVSTNLPEATGREAATVTDFGKQNSTRNFDISRQEVFRESATGKIMGLSIAVLLDHKHPAVMDGDGKIVGRENIPWTVAEKEEISNLVKAAIGFTSNDERKDNVFVANMSFGKPVEEDQQAQVEETRRQRIFILDIVRYSALGVAILALIMLVIRPMVQRLSAKPADLDLLMGLPATIGELEGEELEIPTEREAGIPPRDKIIDIARQDPLKTASLIRSWLRDKK